One region of Dehalococcoidia bacterium genomic DNA includes:
- the tenA gene encoding thiaminase II, producing the protein MSFSVELKSNNINLWNKTHVKHDFILGMKNGSLDINKFKYYMIQDYKFLIEYCRVISIAISKSKSFEFMSFLSNLLSETLNSEMKLHESFCDDFGIKKNDLINSKSSLATQSYCNYLLSIAYKFETELIACSLLPCQWGYDEIGRNLYKDNQTKENSFHERWINAYVDPEYQNVTTWLINYVDSIKEKVDNKIANDIFRESLKHELNFWDSSWNQD; encoded by the coding sequence ATGTCTTTTTCAGTTGAATTAAAATCTAATAATATAAATTTATGGAATAAAACTCATGTAAAACATGATTTTATTTTAGGTATGAAAAATGGATCTTTAGATATAAATAAATTTAAATATTATATGATTCAAGATTATAAATTCTTGATTGAATATTGTAGAGTTATTTCTATTGCTATTTCAAAGTCAAAATCATTTGAATTTATGAGCTTTCTATCAAATTTATTAAGTGAAACCCTAAATTCTGAGATGAAACTTCATGAGTCATTCTGTGATGATTTTGGAATAAAGAAAAATGATCTAATTAATTCAAAATCTTCCTTAGCCACTCAATCATATTGTAATTACCTTCTATCAATTGCTTATAAATTTGAAACTGAATTAATAGCCTGCTCTCTTTTACCCTGTCAATGGGGTTATGATGAAATAGGTAGAAATTTATATAAGGATAATCAAACTAAAGAAAACTCATTTCATGAAAGATGGATAAATGCATATGTTGATCCAGAATATCAAAATGTAACAACATGGCTAATTAATTATGTTGATTCAATTAAAGAAAAAGTAGATAATAAAATAGCTAATGATATTTTCAGAGAATCTTTGAAACATGAACTAAATTTTTGGGATTCTTCATGGAATCAAGATTAA
- a CDS encoding MFS transporter — translation MLTLFVCMFATTIYQSIVSISGPSIIADLGGFEYYAWLFSGFSLTSAVCAPFVGKLTKIYGPKKIMIPALFIFLISTVLCGLSNSIFLLIFFRSIQGIGLAGVLGVVWIMIALLWSPNQRGKWLGATAAGFTLAGLVGPFLGAYVTQLLGWRWAFFIIIPAVLVSMRLISKVLPEIEKDMSTKFDYRGAIFFTLFASSFLFALSIIGIDSNKIFIYIIILFLIAAISFGIFIYLEIKEKDEGFIDITLFKYKYFSGGMLGNLIIPIQFVVYSIFLPLSLIGVYGFSPAKASIPLIVNAISLAVGANLFGYLISKVRLQMWIAIFGFVVNGFCTFLFGLTDLKISFVNLLILVSIQGFAIPGSFQAFMVCVQNALPEEKIEIVTSSLQFARVFGISLAGSILGGILIISMVNYDFESPRNEIYDPDNITSTVKIEEIKQKYISSGQVDLFEKDLNISRENLRGGLRVVYYASSLTSILGVFCSIYIFYDASRRQFLEEDSKQSE, via the coding sequence ATGCTAACACTATTTGTTTGTATGTTTGCAACGACTATTTATCAATCTATAGTTTCTATTTCTGGGCCTTCAATAATTGCTGATCTAGGAGGATTTGAATATTATGCCTGGCTATTTTCAGGATTTTCTTTAACTTCTGCTGTTTGTGCTCCATTTGTAGGTAAATTAACTAAAATTTATGGTCCTAAGAAAATTATGATTCCAGCATTATTTATCTTTTTAATTTCTACAGTCTTATGCGGTTTAAGTAACTCAATATTTTTACTTATATTTTTTAGATCTATACAGGGAATAGGTCTTGCCGGAGTGCTTGGGGTCGTTTGGATAATGATTGCACTTTTATGGAGTCCTAATCAAAGAGGAAAATGGCTGGGAGCTACAGCAGCAGGATTTACTTTAGCAGGTTTAGTGGGTCCATTCTTAGGTGCATATGTTACCCAGTTACTTGGTTGGAGATGGGCTTTCTTCATTATAATTCCAGCAGTATTAGTATCTATGAGATTAATCTCCAAAGTACTCCCAGAAATAGAAAAAGATATGTCAACAAAATTTGATTATAGAGGAGCTATTTTTTTTACTTTATTTGCTAGCTCATTTCTTTTTGCACTATCAATAATTGGTATTGATTCTAATAAAATATTTATTTATATTATTATCTTATTTTTAATTGCTGCTATTTCATTTGGAATATTTATTTACTTAGAAATCAAAGAAAAAGATGAAGGATTTATAGATATAACTTTATTCAAGTATAAGTACTTTTCAGGGGGAATGTTAGGAAACTTGATCATTCCAATTCAATTTGTTGTATATAGCATTTTTTTACCTTTATCCCTAATAGGCGTATATGGTTTCTCTCCTGCAAAAGCCTCCATCCCATTGATAGTAAATGCTATTTCACTAGCTGTTGGAGCTAACTTATTTGGATATTTAATTTCAAAAGTTAGATTACAAATGTGGATAGCTATATTTGGATTTGTAGTAAATGGATTTTGTACATTTTTATTTGGATTAACAGACTTAAAAATTAGTTTTGTAAATCTATTAATTTTGGTATCTATTCAAGGATTTGCAATTCCTGGATCATTTCAAGCATTTATGGTATGTGTTCAAAACGCCTTACCTGAAGAAAAAATTGAGATAGTTACTTCTAGCTTACAATTTGCTAGAGTTTTCGGTATATCTCTTGCTGGATCAATACTGGGGGGTATTCTAATAATAAGTATGGTCAATTATGATTTTGAAAGTCCAAGAAATGAAATTTATGATCCTGACAATATCACTTCAACAGTAAAAATAGAAGAAATAAAACAAAAATATATATCTAGTGGTCAAGTTGATCTATTTGAAAAAGATCTTAATATTTCTAGAGAAAATCTAAGAGGAGGATTAAGGGTTGTTTATTATGCTTCTAGCCTAACTTCCATTCTAGGTGTTTTTTGTTCGATATACATATTTTATGATGCTAGTCGACGTCAATTCTTGGAGGAGGATTCAAAACAGAGTGAATAG
- a CDS encoding molybdenum cofactor guanylyltransferase, producing MSNKTAVIIAGGLNSRIKMIKPLINLGGKQILIRIHDVLRDLFSEIILVISQDQDSEIPDLGLALRMHVLEDIYPNKGPISGIYTGINSSINNEVFIIGADYPFLSKNFISHMFSISNENKSIFIKNKDILNPLHAIYIKNDWEDILLKNIKLYGNYSPKKIISESINNNIKIIDYTKLKEEFIESLFDINNLSDLKKAKGIITRKGHAIRPDIRPEGV from the coding sequence ATGAGTAATAAGACAGCTGTAATAATAGCCGGTGGGTTAAATAGTAGAATAAAAATGATAAAACCTCTTATTAATTTAGGTGGGAAGCAAATTCTCATCAGAATTCATGATGTTTTAAGAGATCTTTTTTCAGAAATAATTTTAGTAATCAGCCAAGATCAAGATTCAGAGATTCCAGATCTAGGATTAGCACTAAGAATGCATGTCTTAGAAGATATTTATCCGAACAAGGGGCCTATATCAGGAATATATACTGGAATTAATTCATCAATTAATAACGAAGTATTTATAATCGGAGCAGACTATCCTTTTTTATCAAAAAATTTTATTTCTCATATGTTTAGTATTTCAAATGAAAATAAATCTATATTTATCAAGAACAAAGATATATTGAATCCATTACATGCAATTTATATTAAAAATGACTGGGAAGATATCTTACTAAAAAATATTAAGTTATATGGTAATTATTCGCCAAAAAAAATCATCTCAGAATCTATCAATAATAATATTAAGATAATAGATTACACAAAATTAAAAGAAGAATTCATAGAAAGTTTATTCGATATTAATAACTTATCTGATCTAAAAAAAGCTAAGGGAATAATTACTAGAAAAGGACATGCAATAAGACCAGATATTAGACCAGAAGGAGTATGA
- a CDS encoding cyclophilin-like fold protein, producing the protein MTKIIFEFENISIEAELNDSPTSKDLINLLPLEGISQIWGEEIYFSTSINKENDDWAKETVELGDIAFWPPGNAICLFFGKTPVSQGDEIRPASPTNVMGKIVGDLEILKTVNSGDKVKVIVA; encoded by the coding sequence ATGACCAAGATAATTTTCGAATTTGAAAATATTTCTATTGAAGCAGAACTTAATGATTCTCCAACCTCAAAAGATCTAATTAATTTATTACCTTTAGAAGGAATTTCTCAAATTTGGGGTGAAGAAATATATTTTTCAACTTCAATTAATAAAGAAAATGATGACTGGGCTAAGGAAACTGTTGAATTGGGAGATATAGCTTTTTGGCCACCAGGAAACGCAATTTGTTTATTTTTTGGAAAAACTCCAGTAAGTCAAGGTGACGAAATAAGGCCAGCGTCTCCAACGAATGTAATGGGCAAAATAGTTGGAGACTTAGAAATTCTGAAAACAGTTAATTCGGGAGATAAAGTAAAAGTAATAGTAGCATAG
- the crcB gene encoding fluoride efflux transporter CrcB, with protein MFINIFLVSLGGAIGAVLRFSVSPQIDKLFSSNFPYGIFLVNIIGCFFIGLLGNKLSENESLRLLFIVGFLGSLTTFSTFAFDNYNLLNLRSYYYLFANIILSNFIGIIMVIIGTRTIKLFN; from the coding sequence ATGTTTATAAATATTTTCTTAGTATCTCTTGGAGGAGCAATTGGCGCAGTACTTAGATTTTCTGTAAGCCCCCAAATTGATAAATTGTTTAGTTCAAATTTTCCTTATGGTATATTTTTAGTTAATATCATCGGATGTTTTTTTATAGGATTATTAGGTAATAAATTATCTGAAAATGAAAGCTTAAGATTATTATTTATAGTTGGGTTTCTAGGATCATTGACTACTTTTTCCACATTTGCGTTTGATAATTATAATTTACTCAACTTGAGAAGTTATTATTATTTATTTGCTAATATAATTTTATCTAATTTTATTGGAATAATTATGGTTATTATAGGAACTAGGACTATAAAATTATTTAATTGA
- a CDS encoding FtsX-like permease family protein — protein sequence MDKIFGVPATSLSLVMSALLLIIILIVSIGAIRRFILVKMGTRNIPRRKGQSILIIIGLMLSSTIVATSLGIGDTVRYSIRSVVLDSLGTVDERISGPGKQLFGDEYFDYSEFEYVKKITKDFDKIDDLQPYIETQLPVSNDNSGLAESSMNIRGLELNNSSEILFDTKNNEVLLDDLNSNSVYVNSEASDAIKIKVGEKINIFTNNGSTEFIVAGILKSQGVAGGESFPTVIFKLETLQNLLSKKNQITNIMVSNVGNGDESITNSDEVTKFLRSELTNREVATDIFNLLQSNNIPGLISDEAIDLEQTDKETSEDLIKLSDQLKNNNFDVDFITGISSYTTQLIILGVLEKSGLQKEATNLLVLSTDLTRLRVQETKSDGVRLAENVSSGITSIFTIFGSFSIMVGMLLIFLVFVLLAAARSTELGMARAVGLKRRDLIQLFTYEGTVYSFLAAIVGTLVGIGLSFALVIVLQDIIGEDVFSITPSYSITSLLIAFSSGLILTFITVVFSAYRASNLNIVVAIRGLKDEFVKKPPEPRRKKIIDVLWNIIYPIKILISIITRSGKIRNFINLIFSPVTWPFSLIKSLFVLFGKQSYILLAIFSVLLIIIGIQTDTLANFSLGLIGGALALGLFIRFISSKFLSDPESVGQIGGTFEGGLVLLCSSLPGDLLEPIAGDLSEPGPWFWPLGGGISTAAAVWLLMSNTKILIFILNIFLSRFSGLKAVTKTAISYPMASKFRTGLTVAMFALIIFTLMIFSILNGLNDVSIDQPERVTGGYDIKSSVSTSLPISGNIEDYLDMSEVISFAGTSSIGVDVKELDGENNSYKSSKLVSLDDNFINNTKWRMAHIDENYGSNDREIWQALLSDPSLVVASGSIIASGDPFGPPDRSFKTSFVEREDPREIQSFSIQMKKTRSSEDPTELKVIGIVERLATESGFGGGGATFYSKDSLTEVIAKEYVPIDTYYFEINDKENAPEYAQKLEKTFLANGMNSESLMKRIEDERSAGNSFNKLFQGFSGLGLVVGVAAIGVLSVRAVVERRQSIGVLRAIGFRSSMIRAQFLIESSFITLLGIFVGIGLGTLQSWLIYLEISKELEDAKFVIPYVEVGILIIITVVASILASVIPANEASKTYPAEALRYE from the coding sequence ATGGATAAGATCTTTGGAGTTCCAGCTACAAGTTTATCATTAGTAATGTCTGCATTATTATTGATAATTATTCTTATTGTTTCCATTGGAGCTATTAGAAGATTTATCCTTGTGAAAATGGGGACTAGAAATATTCCGAGAAGAAAAGGACAAAGTATCCTAATAATTATAGGCTTGATGCTTAGTTCAACAATTGTAGCTACTTCATTAGGTATTGGAGACACAGTTCGTTACTCAATAAGGTCTGTAGTTTTAGATAGTTTAGGAACAGTTGATGAAAGGATAAGTGGCCCTGGTAAACAACTATTTGGAGATGAGTATTTTGATTATTCAGAATTTGAATATGTAAAAAAAATAACAAAAGATTTTGATAAGATAGATGATCTACAGCCATATATTGAAACTCAATTGCCTGTATCAAATGATAATTCAGGTTTAGCAGAAAGTAGTATGAATATAAGGGGGCTTGAATTAAATAATTCTAGTGAAATTTTATTTGATACCAAAAATAATGAGGTATTACTCGATGATCTTAATTCCAATAGTGTTTATGTTAATTCAGAAGCTAGTGATGCTATAAAAATTAAAGTAGGCGAGAAAATAAATATTTTCACTAATAATGGATCAACAGAATTTATAGTAGCTGGAATTCTTAAGTCTCAAGGTGTAGCTGGTGGAGAATCTTTTCCAACTGTAATTTTTAAGTTAGAAACTCTTCAAAATTTATTGTCCAAAAAAAATCAAATAACAAACATTATGGTATCTAATGTGGGTAATGGAGATGAATCTATAACCAACTCTGATGAAGTTACTAAGTTTCTAAGATCTGAGCTCACTAATAGAGAAGTTGCAACCGATATTTTCAATTTACTTCAGAGTAATAATATTCCAGGATTAATTTCCGATGAAGCAATTGATTTAGAACAAACTGATAAAGAAACCTCAGAAGACTTAATTAAACTGTCTGATCAGTTAAAGAACAATAATTTTGATGTTGATTTTATAACTGGAATATCTAGCTACACAACACAGCTTATAATTTTGGGTGTTTTAGAAAAATCTGGGTTGCAAAAAGAAGCTACTAATCTTTTAGTGCTTTCCACTGATCTAACTAGATTAAGAGTTCAAGAAACTAAGAGCGATGGTGTTAGGCTGGCTGAGAATGTTTCTTCAGGAATAACTAGTATTTTTACAATTTTTGGTTCTTTTTCAATAATGGTAGGTATGTTACTTATTTTTCTTGTTTTTGTACTTCTTGCAGCAGCCAGATCTACAGAACTAGGTATGGCAAGAGCAGTTGGTTTAAAGCGTAGAGATCTAATTCAATTATTTACTTATGAAGGTACCGTTTATTCATTTCTAGCTGCGATAGTAGGTACGCTTGTCGGAATAGGACTAAGTTTTGCTTTAGTTATAGTACTTCAAGATATTATAGGAGAAGATGTTTTTTCTATAACTCCTAGCTACTCTATAACTTCTTTACTTATCGCCTTTTCAAGTGGATTAATATTGACATTTATTACTGTAGTTTTCTCTGCATACAGAGCTTCAAACTTAAATATAGTAGTTGCTATTAGAGGGCTAAAGGATGAATTCGTAAAAAAACCTCCAGAACCACGAAGAAAAAAAATTATTGATGTTTTATGGAATATCATTTATCCAATAAAAATATTAATTTCAATAATTACTAGATCAGGTAAGATAAGAAACTTTATCAACTTAATATTTTCCCCTGTAACTTGGCCATTTAGTCTAATTAAGTCTTTATTTGTTCTTTTTGGGAAACAATCGTATATACTTTTAGCAATTTTTTCAGTTTTACTTATTATCATTGGTATTCAAACAGATACATTGGCTAACTTTAGCTTAGGCTTAATTGGAGGTGCTCTTGCTTTGGGATTATTTATTAGATTCATATCCTCTAAGTTCTTAAGTGATCCAGAAAGCGTAGGACAAATTGGAGGAACATTTGAAGGTGGATTAGTTTTATTGTGCAGTTCTTTACCAGGTGATTTATTAGAACCAATAGCTGGAGATTTATCAGAGCCTGGTCCTTGGTTTTGGCCATTAGGAGGAGGTATTTCTACAGCAGCAGCAGTATGGTTATTAATGTCAAATACCAAAATTTTGATCTTTATATTAAATATTTTCTTATCTAGATTTTCTGGTTTAAAGGCTGTTACTAAAACTGCTATTAGCTATCCTATGGCATCTAAGTTTAGAACTGGCCTCACTGTCGCAATGTTTGCACTTATAATATTTACACTAATGATATTTTCTATTTTGAATGGATTAAACGATGTGTCAATTGATCAACCTGAAAGAGTTACTGGAGGTTATGATATAAAATCTTCTGTTAGTACATCTTTGCCTATTTCAGGAAATATTGAAGATTACTTGGATATGTCTGAAGTTATATCCTTTGCAGGAACATCTTCAATAGGAGTTGATGTGAAAGAACTAGACGGAGAAAATAATTCTTATAAAAGTTCTAAGCTTGTCTCTTTAGATGATAATTTTATAAATAATACAAAATGGCGAATGGCTCATATTGATGAAAATTATGGATCTAATGATAGAGAAATATGGCAAGCACTATTATCTGACCCTAGCTTAGTTGTGGCAAGTGGTTCAATTATAGCTTCTGGAGATCCTTTTGGTCCCCCAGATAGAAGCTTTAAGACGTCTTTTGTTGAAAGAGAAGATCCTAGAGAAATTCAGTCATTCAGTATACAAATGAAGAAAACTAGAAGTTCCGAAGATCCTACAGAACTAAAAGTTATTGGTATCGTAGAAAGACTTGCTACTGAAAGTGGTTTTGGAGGCGGAGGTGCAACTTTTTATTCTAAAGACTCTTTGACAGAAGTGATAGCTAAAGAGTATGTACCAATAGATACATACTATTTTGAAATTAATGATAAAGAGAATGCACCTGAATATGCTCAAAAATTGGAAAAAACCTTTTTGGCAAATGGTATGAATTCTGAAAGTCTAATGAAAAGAATTGAGGATGAAAGATCTGCTGGTAATTCATTCAACAAACTTTTTCAAGGATTTAGTGGACTTGGATTAGTAGTAGGAGTAGCTGCAATAGGAGTATTATCTGTAAGAGCAGTAGTAGAAAGGCGTCAATCTATTGGGGTCCTTAGGGCAATAGGATTTAGATCATCAATGATTAGAGCTCAATTTTTAATTGAGTCATCATTCATTACATTACTTGGAATATTTGTAGGAATAGGATTAGGAACATTACAATCTTGGCTTATATATCTTGAAATATCTAAAGAGCTTGAAGATGCAAAGTTTGTTATACCTTATGTAGAAGTTGGAATACTGATAATAATAACTGTTGTTGCTTCAATTTTAGCTAGTGTTATTCCGGCAAATGAAGCTAGTAAAACATATCCAGCTGAAGCACTTAGGTACGAATAA
- a CDS encoding cupin domain-containing protein: MGINRIDENTTSKPFDGVIKTLLTGKETGSKMLSVNQFELEPNSKSNYYEISNVEESLFVVDGQVEFRLGDKIFNASKGDAILAKKGESHGFGNAGKSNAIILTVSPNIKVDNIIVEEPEFIHETPTIGYFDRSNNDPYEFTPGVMRYDMVGDFLGAESTCISELICDPNGIAPNHYHPKHEESMYCLEGKLNFSYAEEDDITLSQGDMFTCEVAVRHGFYNGHKTTGRLLAIHSVLNPPPRIDVD; this comes from the coding sequence ATGGGAATAAATAGAATAGACGAAAATACTACTTCTAAGCCTTTTGATGGTGTTATAAAAACTCTACTTACAGGTAAAGAAACTGGTTCAAAAATGCTTTCAGTAAACCAGTTCGAATTAGAACCTAATTCTAAATCAAATTATTATGAAATATCAAATGTTGAAGAAAGCCTATTTGTTGTAGATGGACAAGTTGAGTTCAGATTAGGGGATAAGATTTTTAATGCTTCTAAAGGTGACGCTATTCTTGCTAAGAAAGGTGAATCCCATGGATTTGGAAATGCAGGTAAATCAAATGCCATAATTCTGACTGTTTCACCAAATATAAAAGTAGATAATATTATTGTTGAAGAGCCGGAGTTTATTCATGAAACTCCAACCATAGGATATTTTGATAGATCAAATAATGATCCTTATGAATTTACTCCAGGTGTTATGAGGTATGATATGGTTGGAGATTTTTTGGGAGCAGAATCAACTTGCATATCAGAACTTATATGTGATCCAAACGGAATAGCTCCAAATCACTATCATCCTAAACATGAAGAATCTATGTATTGCTTAGAAGGTAAATTAAATTTTTCATATGCTGAAGAAGACGATATTACACTGAGTCAGGGTGATATGTTTACTTGTGAAGTTGCGGTTCGCCATGGGTTCTATAATGGACATAAAACTACAGGAAGGTTACTAGCTATTCACTCTGTTTTGAATCCTCCTCCAAGAATTGACGTCGACTAG